The following proteins come from a genomic window of Metarhizium brunneum chromosome 2, complete sequence:
- the swnA gene encoding Aminotransferase swnA, which yields MHLERDKVYDAPEGEVWSTVKPASTHNSAPKRLAQRWNHRWSEESLTQGVSPLKDSSKTVNASATIPLGTGRPTALYYPWQSVSMAGTEASRQPRGLKPTSAANMTCSKGEAAFDLSSALNYGEPSGWSQLVSFFRETTGRAHRPPYADWDTTLTCGSTSAVDLVLRMFCNRGDCILAEAFTYPGTLMASRAQGLRTVGIAMDADGLVPEALDAALRGWDASSGRKPFVLYTIPSGHNPTGVTQSAARKRAVYQVAERHDLLIVEDDPYFFLRLGRGGGESLPTSYLSLDTAGRVVRVESTSKILAPGLRCGWLTASRQVVDMFGNFAEVGPSSPAGPSQAMLYKLLVESWGPEGFAGWLDYLSGEYGRRRDVMVAACERHLPREVCAWTAPTHGMFLWVGAALARHPRYQESGARDQDRDAGADADAELCRAVEDGICARAEANGVLVARGSWCRVGGGADRAFFRMTFVATAEAADLERGVAQFGRAVRDEFGLG from the coding sequence ATGCACTTGGAACGGGACAAGGTGTACGACGCCCCCGAGGGAGAGGTCTGGAGCACGGTGAAGCCGGCGTCGACACACAACAGCGCGCCCAAGAGACTCGCGCAGCGATGGAACCACCGATGGAGCGAGGAGAGCCTCACGCAGGGGGTATCCCCGCTCAAGGACTCGTCCAAGACGGTCAACGCGTCGGCAACGATCCCCCTGGGCACGGGCAGGCCAACGGCGCTGTACTACCCGTGGCAATCGGTCAGCATGGCGGGCACCGAGGCGAGCCGGCAGCCGCGGGGGCTGAAGCCCACGAGCGCCGCCAACATGACGTGCTCCAAGGGCGAGGCGGCGTTTGACCTCTCCTCGGCGCTCAACTACGGCGAGCCCTCGGGCTGGAGCCAGCTGGTGTCCTTCTTCCGCGAGACGACGGGCCGCGCGCACCGGCCGCCGTACGCGGACTGGGACACGACGCTGACGTGCGGGTCGACGTCGGCCGTGGACCTGGTGCTGCGCATGTTTTGCAACCGCGGCGACtgcatcctcgccgaggcGTTCACGTACCCGGGCACGCTGATGGCGTCGCGGGCGCAGGGCCTGCGGACGGTGGGCATCGCCATGGACGCCGACGGCCTGGTGCCCGAGGCGCTGGACGCCGCGCTGCGCGGGTGGGACGCGTCGAGCGGCCGCAAGCCGTTTGTGCTGTATACCATCCCGTCGGGGCACAACCCCACGGGGGTGACGCAGTCGGCGGCGCGCAAGAGGGCCGTCTACCAGGTCGCCGAGCGGCACGACCTGCTGATTGTCGAGGACGACCCGTACTTTTTCCTGCGGCTCGGGCGCGGCGGGGGAGAGTCGCTGCCGACGTCGTACCTGTCGCTCGACACGGCCGGGCGCGTGGTCCGCGTGGAATCCACGTCCAAGATACTCGCGCCGGGCCTGCGCTGCGGGTGGCTCACGGCCAGTAGGCAGGTGGTGGACATGTTTGGCAACTTTGCCGAGGTCGggccctcgtcgcccgcgGGGCCCTCGCAGGCCATGCTGTACAAGCTGCTCGTCGAGAGCTGGGGGCCGGAGGGCTTCGCCGGCTGGCTGGACTACCTGTCGGGGGAGtacgggcggcggcgcgacgTCATGGTGGCCGCGTGCGAGAGGCACCTCCCGCGCGAGGTGTGCGCGtggacggcgccgacgcacGGCATGTTTCTGTGGGTGGGCGCCGCGCTGGCGAGGCACCCGCGCTACCAGGAGTCGGGTGCGCGGGACCAGGACCGggatgccggcgccgacgccgacgcggAGCTGTGccgcgccgtcgaggacggGATCTGCGCGCGCGCCGAGGCCAATGGGGTTCTGGTGGCGCGGGGCAGCTGGTGCCGCGTCGGGGGCGGTGCGGATCGCGCCTTTTTCAGGATGACGTTTGTGgcgacggccgaggcggcggatCTGGAGCGGGGGGTTGCGCAGTTTGGACGGGCGGTGAGGGACGAGTTTGGGCTGGGGTGA
- the swnH1_2 gene encoding Dioxygenase swnH1 gives MGAFPPPIDPSYIPSVSLTRLPATAPTADIIATLERDGALILVDLVSPQDVAAINAEIEPYIQKARAESHEAYDLIPKQTVMVPGVVGKSPTMARMAELDVIDTLRTRVLQRKCTATWEDRTEDFSIDPLLNSSLTYHISYGGPRQRLHRDDMIHGIYHRGGEYSLSDETMLGFMIAGSKTTRENGATMAIPGSHKWDHARVPRVDEVCFAEMEPGSALVFLGTVYHGAGHNSVPDQVRKIYGLFFIPGTLRPEENQFLAIPRSKVLGMSDKMLSLLGYKKPGTWLGIVNNGDPAENLAEVLGMANS, from the exons ATGGGCGCCTTTCCTCCCCCCATTGACCCGTCTTATATCCCCTCCGTCTCTCTGACAAGGCTCCCCGCGACGGCACCAACCGCCGACATCATCGCCACCCTGGAGCGCGATGGAGCCCTCATCTTGGTCGACCTCGTGTCTCCCCAAGATGTGGCGGCCATCAACGCCGAGATCGAGCCGTACATCCAAAAGGCCAGGGCCGAAAGCCACGAGGCGTACGACCTGATCCCCAAGCAGACCGTCATGGTCCCCGGCGTCGTGGGCAAGtcgccgacaatggcgaggatggcCGAGCTCGACGTCATCGACACGCTGCGCACGCGGGTGCTGCAGAGAAAGTGCACCGCGACGTGGGAGGACCGCACCGAGGACTTCTCCATCGACCCTCTGCTTAACAGCAGCCTGACGTACCACATCAGCTACGGCGGTCCGCGGCAGAGGCTGCACAGGGACGACATGATTCACGGCATTTACCACCGCGGCGGCGAGTACAGCCTGTCTGACGAGACGATGCTCGGCTTCATGATTGCCGGGTCCAAGACGACAAGGGAGAATGGGGCGACCATGGCCATTCCCGGCTCGCATAAATGGGATCATGCGCGGGTGCCGCGGGTTGATGAGGTTTGCTTCGCGG AGATGGAGCCGGGCTCGGCGCTGGTCTTTCTGGGCACCGTGTATCACGGCGCCGGGCATAACTCGGTGCCGGACCAGGTGCGCAAGATATACGGCCTGTTTTTCATCCCGGGGACGCTGCGCCCCGAGGAGAATCAGTTTCTGGCCATTCCGAGGAGTAAAGTGCTGGGGATGAGTGACAAGATGCTCTCTCTTTTGGGTTATAAGAAGCCGGGTACTTGGCTGGGCATTGTGAATAACGGCGACCCGGCGGAAAACCTTGCCGAGGTGCTGGGCATGGCCAACTCGTGA
- the swnT_0 gene encoding Transmembrane transporter swnT: MAKLGTMPPQHAAKPVDEHAAHLIREDNVPIQTQKPFTTLSAIGIGYGVTNTAVGIPLILSTAMAAVGLAMAAVGLATATTLAELVSAMPHPGGQYIWVNALAPKRYRRGLSYTTAMISWVAAVATGSSGNLSVPLNAFSIVTLLQPDFIYRRWMGFAAFQAINVVTCFGACFEHALPKLSKAFLLFNIVSVGVIIVALFAMADARTSAKDFFTTVNTSGWPDGVAFIIGLNGANWCFSCLDVATHLAEEIPSPGTNIPKALLWTIFIASTSGLLVVLAVLVNLGPVDVSDYSGIGIFYRITGSKAAAIGLWIPVLILVLASVWSIQTWQSRLAWTISRESGFPLHRHFSKIFPAPFYTPIWSLVGSAVGTALFGCLYLASELAFNSLIATGILLQYISYSIPTVLVLWQGRGNFRHGQFWYPKLGLVANFIMLAWTVVAFIFYCFPANAQVRPSQMNYVSGVLVVIATFIAALWILYAKKNYRVMEI, encoded by the coding sequence atggccaaacTGGGCACAATGCCACCCCAACATGCTGCCAAGCCAGTCGACGAACACGCCGCCCATTTGATCCGCGAGGACAACGTCCCCATCCAGACGCAAAAGCCATTCACCACCCTCTCcgccatcggcatcggctACGGCGTCACCAACACGGCCGTCGGCATCCCGCTCATCCTCAGcaccgccatggcagccgtcggcctcgccatggcagccgtcggcctcgccacggccaccaccctcgccgagctcgtcTCCGCGATGCCTCACCCCGGCGGCCAGTACATCTGGGTCAACGCCCTGGCGCCCAAGAGATACCGCCGCGGCCTGTCCTACACCACGGCCATGATTAGCTGggtcgccgccgtggccaccGGCTCCTCGGGCAACCTGTCCGTTCCCCTAAACGCCTTCTCCATCGTGACGCTTCTCCAGCCGGATTTCATCTACCGCCGGTGGATGGGGTTCGCGGCCTTTCAGGCCATCAACGTAGTCACCTGCTTTGGCGCCTGCTTCGAGCACGCGCTGCCCAAGCTGTCCAAGGCGTTTTTGCTGTTCAACATCGTCTCCGTGGGCGTCATCATCGTGGCGCtgttcgccatggccgacgcCCGCACGAGCGCCAAGGACTTTTTCACCACTGTGAATACCTCCGGGTGGCCGGATGGCGTGGCTTTTATTATTGGTCTGAACGGAGCGAACTGGTGCTTCTCGTGCCTTGACGTTGCTACACACCTGGCTGAGGAGATTCCCTCCCCCGGGACAAATATCCCCAAAGCCCTGCTCTGGACCATCTTTATAGCATCCACCAGCGGCCTCTTGGTCGTCTTGGCGGTTCTTGTGAACCTGGGTCCTGTGGATGTGAGCGACTACTCGGGGATCGGCATCTTCTACCGCATCACGGGCAGCAAGGCGGCTGCTATTGGCCTCTGGATCCCCGTTCTTATTCTTGTCCTGGCGTCCGTATGGTCCATCCAGACGTGGCAGTCTCGGCTGGCGTGGACAATCAGCCGCGAGTCTGGGTTCCCGCTGCACCGGCACTTTAGCAAGATCTTCCCGGCGCCCTTTTACACGCCCATCTGGTCGCTGGTGGGTTCTGCCGTTGGCACGGCCCTGTTTGGTTGTTTGTATCTTGCGTCTGAGCTGGCCTTTAACTCGCTCATCGCAACGGGTATTCTGCTCCAGTATATTAGCTATAGTATCCCTACTGTACTGGTTTTGTGGCAGGGCAGGGGCAACTTTCGGCACGGCCAGTTTTGGTATCCCAAGTTGGGTCTCGTTGCTAATTTCATAATGCTGGCGTGGACGGTGGTGGCTTTCATCTTTTATTGCTTTCCTGCGAATGCACAGGTACGTCCGAGCCAGATGAATTATGTTTCGGGCGTTTTGGTCGTCATTGCCACGTTTATTGCTGCGCTTTGGATTCTCTACGCTAAGAAGAATTATAGGGTTATGGAGATTTAG
- the swnN_1 gene encoding Oxidoreductase swnN produces MVVVAVAGGTGGVGRTVLDAIAKSGQHQAIVLSRTTSISTAVDEPERFAVDYNSVEQMKQILQENNVQVVVSALLLVDEAVAQAQINLIRAAAQSGTVTKFIPSEYYIDFHAPIPGADLFTNFQLEAEAELARHAQLTWTLIRVGIFLDHLTMPHNPKTTYITPFWVFVDIDHEQCVFPGDGSQPLVLTHSQDLAAYIERLVGLPAENWPRESVVASNKLLVKDLESLVNKVTGKKFKVAYDSVEDIHKGHITQLPSNTAVFQDPAKGEMFRDVERQVMLSMLSRAHDLPGKNLAELFPEVETTDIEDFFRAGWTLKQSRAP; encoded by the exons ATGGTCgtcgttgccgttgccggcgGCACAGGCGGCGTCGGGCGCACCgtgctggatgccattgcaAAATCAggccaacaccaagccaTTGTGCTTTCAAGAACA ACTTCAATTTCTACCGCAGTCGACGAACCGGAACGTTTTGCGGTAGATTACAACAGTGTGGAGCAGATGAAACAGATTCTGCAAGAGAATAATGTTCAAGTCGTTGTGTCAGCCTTGCTTCTCGTTGATGAAGCCGTTGCTCAAGCGCAGATCAACCTGATCCGGGCCGCGGCTCAATCAGGCACCGTAACCAAATTCATTCCTAGCGAGTACTATATCGATTTCCATGCCCCAATCCC CGGCGCTGACCTGTTTACCAACTTTCAACTCGAGGCCGAAGCTGAGCTCGCGCGCCATGCGCAGTTGACGTGGACGCTTATCAGGGTCGGCATCTTCCTTGATCACTTGACGATGCCGCATAACCCCAAGACAACCTACATTACTCCATTCTGGGTATTTGTCGACATTGACCACGAGCAATGCGTCTTTCCGGGCGACGGGTCACAGCCTCTTGTGCTCACGCACTCGCAAGACCTCGCGGCATACATTGAGCGTCTAGTAGGTCTGCCGGCTGAGAATTGGCCGCGTGAATCTGTCGTCGCGTCAAACAAGCTTCTGGTAAAAGACCTCGAGTCGCTTGTGAACAAGGTCACAG GGAAAAAATTCAAAGTCGCATACGACTCGGTGGAAGACATTCACAAGGGTCACATCACACAACTGCCTTCTAACACGGCCGTGTTTCAGGATCCGGCCAAGGGGGAAATGTTTCGCGACGTCGAGCGCCAAGTCATGCTTTCCATGTTGAGCAGAGCGCACGACTTGCCCGGTAAGAACCTCGCTGAGCTTTTTCCAGAGGTGGAAACGACGGATATTGAAGACTTTTTCAGGGCGGGCTGGACACTcaagcagagcagagcaccGTAG
- the swnR_0 gene encoding Oxidoreductase swnR has product MRVAIAGYGDLTRYICEEFVKAGHVLVILTRSYKPQLESQGVAQAITDYSPSSLRAPLADCEVLISTISDISSAYTNVHRNLILACQESPRCKRFIPAEFVADIEAYPDEPGFYYAPHEPIREMLRGQTDLEWTLVCIGWLSDYFVPSKNRHIKEIGEFHPMNWAGNKIVIPGTGNEPVDFTWARDVVRGLVSLIEAPRGSWEPYTFMSGERSCWNKATRLAVQKYRPGIPIQHVSLHSVAGMIKTAKDENTEVLADYYLLSISQACAIPTDKVEAHREKYFPGVSFRSLRDGLSQVDEHPDSIL; this is encoded by the coding sequence ATGCGTGTGGCAATTGCTGGCTACGGCGACCTGACTCGCTACATCTGCGAAGAGTTTGTCAAAGCCGGCCATGTGCTCGTTATCCTGACCCGAAGCTACAAACCTCAACTCGAGAGCCAAGGAGTGGCTCAGGCTATTACCGACTATTCCCCGTCGTCTCTGAGAGCTCCTCTGGCCGATTGCGAAGTCTTGATATCGACAATTTCAGATATTTCGTCGGCCTATACCAATGTCCACAGAAACCTCATCCTGGCCTGCCAAGAGAGCCCCCGGTGCAAGCGCTTCATTCCCGCCGAGTTTGTAGCCGATATCGAGGCGTATCCAGATGAGCCCGGCTTCTACTATGCACCTCACGAGCCGATACGTGAGATGCTCCGGGGCCAGACGGATCTCGAGTGGACATTGGTTTGCATCGGCTGGCTCAGTGACTACTTTGTGCCGTCGAAGAATCGACACATTAAAGAGATTGGCGAGTTCCATCCCATGAACTGGGCCGGGAACAAGATTGTAATCCCGGGGACAGGGAATGAGCCTGTGGATTTCACATGGGCGCGCGATGTTGTGAGAGGGCTAGTATCCCTCATTGAGGCACCGCGCGGTTCATGGGAGCCGTATACCTTCATGTCGGGGGAGCGCAGCTGCTGGAATAAAGCTACCAGGCTCGCCGTGCAAAAGTATCGACCTGGTATTCCGATACAACATGTTTCGTTGCATAGTGTTGCAGGCATGATTAAGACGGCGAAGGATGAGAATACCGAGGTCCTGGCTGACTATTACCTGTTGTCTATCAGCCAAGCATGCGCAATTCCCACGGATAAGGTTGAAGCTCATAGGGAAAAGTACTTTCCTGGTGTTTCTTTTCGAAGTTTGCGAGACGGACTCTCCCAGGTTGACGAGCATCCGGACTCGATACTGTAA